CGCGCGCCGGCAGCTTCGTGTTCTGGAAGCCGCACGCGCTGCCCGCCGCGCCCGCGTCCGCCTATCGCCCGGACGGCGCGCTGTCCTTCGTCGCCGTGGGCGGGCTGCTCGCCTGCCTGGTGCTGCTCACCGTGTTCGCCGGCCCGGTGCACGCCTGG
This portion of the Candidatus Hydrogenedentota bacterium genome encodes:
- a CDS encoding monovalent cation/H+ antiporter subunit D, whose amino-acid sequence is RAGSFVFWKPHALPAAPASAYRPDGALSFVAVGGLLACLVLLTVFAGPVHAWLELVAAQLYAPAGYIDAVLGTAQGVR